The Pelodiscus sinensis isolate JC-2024 chromosome 10, ASM4963464v1, whole genome shotgun sequence genome has a segment encoding these proteins:
- the CHST2 gene encoding carbohydrate sulfotransferase 2, protein MKVFRRKALVLCLGYVLLLLLTMLNLLDYKWHKEPQQCNEPSRRAPSSPQQPHFQPRSDIRSLYRPPAPPPRQRQLVYVFTTWRSGSSFFGELFNQNPEVFFLYEPVWHVWQKLYPGDAVSLQGAARDMLSSLYRCDLAVFQLYNTAGAGKNLTTLGIFGAATNKVICSSPLCPAYRKEMVGMVDDKVCKKCPPQQLSLLQDECHKYRTMVIKGVRVFDLAVLAPLMQDPVLQLKVIHLVRDPRAVASSRIKSRHGLIRESLQVVRSRDPRIHRMPLLDAGHKLNSKKEGAGGSDYHALGAMEVICSSMAKTLQTALHPPDWLKNNYLVVRYEDLVVEPIKTVRQVYGFVNLVVSPEMEKFALNMTSGPGYSSKPFVVSARNATQAVNAWRTALSFQQIKQIEEYCHQPMAVLGYERVNSPEEVKDLSKTLLRKPRL, encoded by the coding sequence ATGAAAGTCTTCCGCAGGAAGGCGCTGGTGCTGTGCCTGGGCtacgtgctgctgctgctgctcaccaTGCTCAACCTGCTGGACTACAAGTGGCACAAGGAGCCGCAGCAATGCAACGAGCCGTCCCGGCGCGCCCCTTCCTCCCCGCAGCAGCCCCACTTCCAGCCCCGCTCGGACATCCGCTCCCTCTACCGGCCCCCTGCGCCGCCGCCCCGCCAGCGCCAGCTGGTCTATGTCTTCACCACCTGGCGCTCGGGCTCGTCCTTTTTCGGGGAGCTCTTTAACCAGAACCCCGAGGTCTTCTTCCTCTACGAGCCGGTCTGGCACGTGTGGCAGAAGCTGTACCCGGGGGATGCtgtctccctgcagggggcggccCGGGACATGCTGAGCTCCCTCTACCGCTGCGACCTGGCCGTCTTCCAGCTCTACAACACGGCCGGCGCCGGCAAGAACCTCACCACGCTGGGCATCTTCGGGGCGGCCACCAACAAGGTGATCTGCTCCTCGCCGCTCTGCCCAGCCTACCGCAAGGAGATGGTGGGAATGGTGGACGACAAGGTCTGCAAGAAGTGCCCCCCGCAGCAGCTCAGCCTCTTGCAGGACGAGTGCCACAAGTACCGCACCATGGTCATCAAGGGTGTGCGGGTCTTTGACCTGGCTGTGCTGGCCCCTCTCATGCAGGACCCGGTGCTGCAGCTCAAAGTCATCCACCTGGTCCGGGACCCCCGGGCAGTGGCCAGCTCCAGGATCAAATCACGACATGGCCTGATCCGCGAGAGCTTGCAGGTGGTGAGGAGCCGGGACCCCCGCATCCATCGCATGCCCCTCCTGGATGCAGGCCACAAGCTGAACAGCAAGAAGGAGGGCGCAGGTGGCTCGGATTACCATGCCCTGGGGGCTATGGAGGTGATCTGCAGTAGCATGGCCAAGACCTTGCAGACTGCCCTGCACCCACCTGACTGGCTCAAGAACAACTATCTGGTGGTCCGCTATGAGGACCTAGTGGTGGAGCCCATTAAGACTGTACGGCAGGTGTATGGCTTTGTCAACCTGGTGGTAAGCCCGGAAATGGAGAAGTTTGCCCTCAACATGACCAGTGGACCTGGCTACTCCTCCAAGCCCTTTGTGGTGTCTGCTAGAAATGCCACCCAGGCAGTGAATGCCTGGAGGACAGCATTAAGCTTCCAGCAGATCAAACAGATTGAGGAGTATTGCCACCAACCTATGGCCGTCCTGGGTTACGAGAGAGTCAACAGCCCTGAAGAGGTGAAAGACCTAAGCAAAACACTGCTCAGGAAGCCAAGGCTGTGA